The Negativicutes bacterium genome contains the following window.
CGTTCTCCCGTTCACTGCTTTCTGCCATAAAATACTCGCCGGGGGTTAAGTTCATCATATTTGCGACAATATTGCCGGGAAACATCGCGATTTTACTGTTGTAGGTTTTCACTACCGCGTTGTAGTACTTGCGGGCCTGGGAGATTTCGTTTTCCAAATTCATCAGCTGATCGGATAATTGACGGAAACCGGCATCCGCTTTTAGTTCCGGATAATTCTCGGATAATGCAAAAAGTGATTTTAAACTGCTGGCCAAAG
Protein-coding sequences here:
- a CDS encoding LemA family protein, giving the protein ATMDVYLKKRYDLIPNLVETVKGYAAHEQDTLENVIKARNMALAAQGPEQKQANEAALASSLKSLFALSENYPELKADAGFRQLSDQLMNLENEISQARKYYNAVVKTYNSKIAMFPGNIVANMMNLTPGEYFMAESSERENVQVKF